A stretch of [Clostridium] scindens DNA encodes these proteins:
- a CDS encoding ABC transporter ATP-binding protein has translation MKELIRIKDMYKIYNPGEDEVRALDGVSLTICEGEFVAIIGHSGSGKSTLMNMLGCLDVPTAGKYYLDGEDVLSMTDNELSEIRNRTIGFIFQGFNLIQNLDAIGNVELPLIYRGIDRKTRRLVSKKALCMVGLEKRMKHRPSQMSGGQQQRVAVARAIAARPPVILADEPTGNLDSHSTAEIIQILKGLHKAGKTVIVITHDPDIAAQSRRVVRLEDGKIVEDYMNEEYKSDDDAGRNLEGRDVTGKVKTGKGEEADV, from the coding sequence ATGAAAGAATTGATTCGGATTAAGGATATGTATAAGATTTACAATCCGGGGGAGGATGAAGTCCGCGCGCTTGACGGCGTAAGCCTTACCATCTGCGAGGGCGAGTTTGTGGCGATCATCGGCCACTCGGGCTCTGGCAAATCTACCCTGATGAATATGCTGGGCTGCCTTGACGTTCCGACAGCAGGGAAATATTACCTGGATGGGGAAGATGTCCTGTCAATGACGGACAATGAACTCTCAGAGATCCGGAACCGGACGATCGGATTCATCTTCCAGGGATTCAACCTGATACAGAATCTGGATGCAATCGGTAATGTGGAACTTCCGTTGATATACAGAGGAATAGACAGGAAGACGAGAAGACTGGTATCCAAAAAGGCACTCTGCATGGTGGGACTGGAAAAGAGAATGAAGCACAGGCCATCCCAGATGTCCGGAGGCCAGCAGCAAAGAGTTGCGGTAGCCAGGGCAATTGCGGCCAGGCCTCCGGTGATCCTGGCAGATGAACCTACCGGCAACCTGGACTCTCATTCAACTGCCGAGATTATCCAGATATTGAAAGGACTGCATAAAGCAGGCAAGACGGTGATCGTCATTACCCATGATCCGGACATCGCTGCCCAGTCCAGAAGGGTTGTAAGACTGGAGGACGGGAAGATCGTGGAAGACTATATGAACGAGGAGTATAAAAGCGATGACGATGCCGGCAGGAATTTGGAGGGCAGGGACGTGACAGGCAAGGTTAAGACAGGCAAGGGGGAAGAAGCGGATGTTTAA
- the map gene encoding type I methionyl aminopeptidase has product MPITIKSAREIELMTEAGRILEIVHDELAKALHPGMSTMDIDQLGEEVIRSYGCIPSFLDYNGYPASICVSVNDEVVHGIPDRHRILQDGDVVSLDAGVIYKGYHSDAARTYGIGEISKEAEDLIKVTRESFFEGIKYAKEGNYLFDISAAIGRYASEKGYGVVRDLCGHGIGTALHEAPEIPNYEMNRKGVKLKSGMTLAIEPMINAGTWEVDWLDDDWTVVTRDHSLSAHYENTVLITDNEPKLLTLSK; this is encoded by the coding sequence ATGCCAATCACTATAAAATCGGCCAGAGAAATTGAATTAATGACAGAAGCCGGACGTATATTAGAGATTGTTCATGATGAACTAGCAAAGGCCCTGCATCCGGGAATGAGTACCATGGATATAGATCAGCTGGGAGAGGAAGTCATAAGGAGTTATGGGTGCATCCCATCTTTCCTTGATTATAATGGATATCCAGCTTCCATCTGCGTGTCAGTGAATGACGAGGTGGTCCATGGAATTCCTGACAGGCACCGCATCCTTCAGGACGGCGATGTGGTCAGCCTGGATGCAGGCGTGATCTATAAGGGCTATCATTCCGATGCCGCAAGGACTTACGGCATCGGAGAGATCAGCAAAGAAGCAGAAGACTTGATTAAAGTGACAAGGGAAAGTTTCTTTGAAGGTATAAAATATGCCAAAGAAGGCAATTATCTATTTGATATTTCGGCAGCAATTGGCAGATACGCCAGTGAAAAGGGTTACGGAGTCGTCCGCGACTTGTGCGGGCACGGAATCGGCACGGCCCTTCACGAGGCCCCGGAGATACCGAACTATGAGATGAACAGGAAGGGCGTGAAGCTCAAAAGCGGAATGACGCTTGCCATAGAGCCCATGATTAATGCAGGAACCTGGGAAGTCGACTGGCTGGATGATGACTGGACGGTCGTGACAAGAGACCATTCCCTGTCGGCTCATTATGAAAATACGGTATTGATCACAGATAACGAACCCAAACTTTTGACCTTATCAAAGTGA
- the rpmJ gene encoding 50S ribosomal protein L36, which yields MKVRSSVKPICEKCKVIKRKGSVRIICENPKHKQRQG from the coding sequence GTGAAGGTTAGATCATCAGTAAAACCAATTTGCGAAAAATGCAAAGTAATTAAGAGAAAAGGAAGCGTTCGCATAATCTGCGAAAATCCAAAGCATAAACAGCGTCAGGGCTAA
- the rpsM gene encoding 30S ribosomal protein S13: MARIAGVDLPRDKRVEIGLTYIYGIGRTSATRILTEAGVNPDIRCRDLTDEDVKKISAVIDETQTVEGDLRREIALNIKRLQEIGCYRGIRHRKGLPVRGQKTKTNARTRKGPKRTVANKKK; the protein is encoded by the coding sequence ATGGCTCGTATTGCAGGTGTAGACTTACCAAGAGACAAACGTGTTGAAATCGGATTAACTTATATTTATGGAATTGGCAGAACAAGCGCAACCCGTATTTTGACAGAGGCAGGAGTTAATCCTGACATTCGCTGCAGAGATCTTACAGATGAAGATGTAAAGAAAATCAGCGCAGTAATTGATGAGACCCAGACGGTAGAAGGTGATCTTAGAAGAGAGATCGCTCTGAACATCAAGAGATTACAGGAAATCGGATGCTATAGAGGAATCCGTCACAGAAAAGGACTTCCGGTTCGTGGTCAGAAGACTAAGACGAATGCAAGAACAAGAAAAGGTCCTAAGAGAACAGTAGCAAACAAGAAGAAATAA
- a CDS encoding DNA-directed RNA polymerase subunit alpha, producing MFDFNKPNIEITEISEDKKYGRFVVEPLERGYGTTLGNSLRRIMLSSLPGAAISQVKIDGVLHEFSSIPGVKEDVTEIIMNLKSLAIKNTSETDEPKTAYIEFEGEGVVTAADIQVDQDIEIMNPETVIATLNGGADSKLYMELTITRGRGYVSADKNKNDELPIAVIPIDSIYTPVERVNLTVENTRVGQITDFDKLTLDVYTNGTLLPDEAVSLAAKVLSEHLKLFIDLSEVAQAAEVMIEKEDDEKEKVLEMSIDELELSVRSYNCLKRAGINTVEELTNRTPEDMMKVRNLGRKSLEEVLAKLDELGLSLSHGEE from the coding sequence GTGTTTGATTTTAATAAACCCAATATTGAAATAACTGAGATTTCAGAAGATAAAAAGTATGGAAGATTTGTTGTAGAACCTCTTGAGAGGGGTTACGGTACAACGTTAGGAAACTCTCTTAGAAGAATCATGCTATCTTCACTGCCGGGCGCAGCAATCAGCCAGGTGAAGATTGACGGCGTTCTTCATGAGTTCAGTTCGATTCCGGGTGTTAAGGAAGATGTTACTGAGATTATCATGAACTTGAAGTCACTGGCTATCAAGAACACATCTGAAACAGATGAGCCAAAGACAGCCTACATCGAGTTCGAAGGAGAAGGCGTAGTTACCGCAGCCGATATCCAGGTTGACCAGGATATCGAAATCATGAATCCTGAGACAGTTATCGCAACATTGAATGGCGGGGCAGACAGCAAGCTTTACATGGAACTTACCATTACAAGAGGCAGGGGATATGTTAGCGCTGACAAGAATAAAAACGACGAATTACCAATCGCCGTAATTCCGATTGATTCTATCTACACCCCAGTGGAACGTGTTAACCTGACGGTAGAGAACACGCGTGTTGGACAGATTACAGACTTTGACAAACTGACGCTAGACGTATATACCAACGGCACGCTTCTTCCGGACGAGGCAGTCAGCCTTGCTGCGAAGGTATTGAGCGAGCATCTGAAACTTTTCATCGATCTGTCTGAAGTGGCCCAGGCCGCCGAAGTCATGATTGAAAAGGAAGATGACGAGAAAGAAAAAGTGCTTGAGATGAGCATCGACGAATTAGAGTTATCGGTTCGTTCTTACAACTGCCTGAAGAGAGCAGGAATCAATACCGTAGAGGAACTGACAAACAGGACTCCGGAAGATATGATGAAGGTACGTAACCTGGGACGCAAGTCTTTGGAAGAAGTACTTGCAAAATTAGATGAGTTAGGCTTAAGCCTGAGTCATGGCGAAGAATAG
- the infA gene encoding translation initiation factor IF-1 yields MSKADVIEIEGTVVEKLPNAMFQVELENGHQVLAHISGKLRMNFIKILPGDKVTLELSPYDLSKGRIIWRDK; encoded by the coding sequence ATGTCAAAAGCTGACGTAATTGAAATCGAAGGAACTGTAGTAGAAAAATTGCCAAACGCGATGTTCCAGGTGGAATTGGAGAATGGCCATCAGGTGCTGGCCCATATCAGCGGCAAGCTGCGTATGAACTTCATCAAGATATTGCCGGGAGATAAAGTTACATTGGAATTATCCCCATATGACCTTTCAAAGGGAAGGATTATCTGGAGAGATAAATAA
- a CDS encoding KOW domain-containing RNA-binding protein produces MDRYEIGMLAKSKAGHDAGKVYVIIDVDETYVYLADGRIRTLGHLKKKKKKHVQAICRKQDVAACDDVAIKRILKEFSKEEER; encoded by the coding sequence ATGGACAGATACGAAATAGGAATGCTGGCAAAATCAAAAGCGGGTCATGACGCAGGAAAGGTTTACGTTATAATAGACGTCGATGAGACATATGTATATTTAGCGGATGGCAGAATTAGAACCTTGGGACATCTGAAAAAGAAGAAGAAAAAGCATGTCCAGGCTATATGCAGGAAACAGGATGTCGCCGCTTGTGATGATGTAGCAATTAAACGGATACTTAAAGAATTTAGTAAGGAAGAAGAGAGATAG
- the rpsK gene encoding 30S ribosomal protein S11, whose amino-acid sequence MAKKVTKKVTKKRVKKNVERGQAHIQSSFNNTIVTLTDAQGNALSWASAGGLGFRGSRKSTPYAAQMAAETAAKAALVHGLKSVDVMVKGPGSGREAAIRALQACGIDVTSIKDVTPVPHNGCRPPKRRRV is encoded by the coding sequence ATGGCAAAGAAAGTTACAAAGAAAGTGACAAAAAAACGTGTCAAGAAAAACGTTGAACGCGGACAAGCACACATCCAGTCATCTTTTAATAACACGATCGTTACATTAACAGATGCACAGGGAAATGCTCTTTCATGGGCAAGTGCAGGCGGTCTGGGATTTAGAGGTTCAAGGAAATCTACCCCTTATGCAGCACAGATGGCAGCTGAGACAGCAGCCAAGGCAGCATTAGTACATGGTTTGAAATCAGTTGACGTTATGGTTAAAGGACCAGGTTCAGGTAGAGAAGCAGCAATCCGTGCCCTTCAGGCATGCGGAATCGACGTAACAAGCATCAAGGACGTTACTCCGGTACCACACAATGGCTGCCGTCCGCCGAAGCGCAGAAGAGTCTAA
- a CDS encoding bL17 family ribosomal protein, translating into MAGYRKLGRTSSQRKALLRNQVTALINNGRIVTTEAKAKEVRKIAEGLIASAVKEKDNFEEVTVKAKVARKDKDGKRVKEVVDGKRVTVYDEVDKTIKKDLPSRLHARRQMLKVLYPVKDVPTTPAGRKKNTKEVDLVAKLFDEIAPKYESRKGGYTRIVKIGQRKGDAAMEVLLELV; encoded by the coding sequence ATGGCAGGATATAGAAAACTCGGCAGAACTTCAAGCCAGAGAAAAGCATTACTTAGAAACCAGGTAACAGCGCTGATCAACAATGGCAGAATCGTTACCACAGAGGCAAAGGCAAAAGAAGTACGCAAGATTGCAGAAGGCCTTATTGCATCAGCTGTAAAAGAGAAGGATAACTTCGAAGAAGTTACCGTAAAGGCAAAAGTTGCCCGTAAGGACAAAGACGGCAAGAGAGTCAAAGAAGTTGTAGACGGCAAGAGAGTTACCGTATACGATGAAGTTGACAAGACGATCAAGAAGGATCTGCCAAGCAGGCTTCATGCACGTCGTCAGATGCTGAAGGTTCTTTACCCGGTAAAAGACGTTCCGACAACACCAGCTGGAAGAAAGAAAAACACCAAGGAAGTTGACCTTGTTGCAAAACTCTTTGATGAGATTGCTCCAAAGTATGAGAGCCGTAAAGGTGGCTACACAAGAATCGTAAAGATTGGCCAGCGTAAGGGCGATGCAGCAATGGAAGTTCTTCTGGAACTTGTATAA
- a CDS encoding adenylate kinase: MKIIMLGAPGAGKGTQAKKIAAKYGIPHISTGDIFRANIKNGTELGKKAKTYMDQGLLVPDELVVDLVVDRVKQEDCKNGYVLDGFPRTIPQAEALDKALTDLGEKMDYAIDVDVPDENIVRRMSGRRACVGCGATYHLEYAPTKAEGICDVCGKELILRDDDKPETVTKRLNVYHEQTQPLIDYYTKAGILKTVDGTVDIDDVFQAIVEILGA, from the coding sequence ATGAAAATAATCATGTTAGGCGCGCCAGGAGCGGGCAAAGGAACTCAGGCAAAGAAAATTGCCGCAAAGTATGGTATTCCTCATATTTCAACAGGCGACATCTTCAGAGCGAATATTAAGAATGGAACGGAATTGGGCAAAAAAGCCAAGACGTACATGGACCAGGGACTTCTGGTACCCGACGAGCTGGTGGTAGATCTTGTCGTGGACCGCGTAAAGCAGGAGGACTGCAAGAACGGATACGTGCTGGACGGGTTCCCGAGGACGATACCGCAGGCGGAGGCACTCGATAAGGCGCTTACAGACCTGGGAGAAAAGATGGATTATGCGATTGATGTCGACGTGCCGGATGAAAATATCGTACGCCGTATGTCAGGACGCCGTGCGTGCGTAGGATGCGGCGCTACATACCATCTCGAGTATGCCCCCACAAAGGCGGAGGGTATCTGCGATGTATGCGGCAAAGAATTGATTCTGCGTGATGATGACAAGCCGGAGACGGTAACGAAGCGTCTGAATGTGTACCATGAGCAGACACAGCCACTGATCGACTACTATACAAAAGCCGGAATCCTTAAGACCGTTGATGGTACGGTAGACATTGATGATGTATTCCAGGCAATTGTAGAGATATTAGGAGCGTAG
- the rpsD gene encoding 30S ribosomal protein S4 — MAVNRVPVLKRCRSLGMDPVYLGIDKKSNRQLKRSNRKMSEYGLQLREKQKAKFIYGVLEKPFRNYFKKASHMSGMTGENLMVLLESRLDNVVFRLGLARTRREARQIVDHKHILVNGKQINIPSYLIKAGDVIEIKEKHKSSPRYKEIVEVTGGRLVPDWLEADLENLKGTVKELPKREAIDVPVDEMLIVELYSK; from the coding sequence ATGGCAGTAAATAGAGTTCCGGTTCTCAAAAGATGCAGATCCCTTGGAATGGATCCTGTATACTTGGGAATTGACAAAAAATCTAACAGACAGTTAAAGAGATCCAATAGAAAGATGAGCGAGTATGGACTTCAGCTCCGCGAGAAGCAGAAAGCAAAATTCATCTATGGCGTATTAGAGAAGCCTTTCAGAAACTACTTCAAGAAAGCTTCCCACATGAGCGGAATGACAGGCGAGAACCTGATGGTTCTGCTTGAGTCCAGACTGGATAACGTAGTATTTCGTTTAGGGCTTGCAAGAACAAGACGCGAGGCAAGACAGATCGTTGACCACAAGCATATTCTTGTAAATGGCAAGCAGATCAACATCCCTTCATACCTGATTAAGGCAGGCGATGTTATCGAAATCAAAGAAAAACACAAAAGTTCTCCAAGATATAAAGAAATCGTAGAGGTTACAGGCGGACGTCTGGTTCCGGATTGGCTTGAGGCGGATCTCGAGAACCTTAAGGGAACAGTAAAAGAACTTCCAAAGCGTGAAGCGATTGATGTTCCTGTAGATGAGATGTTAATCGTCGAATTATATTCTAAATAA
- a CDS encoding HlyD family efflux transporter periplasmic adaptor subunit — MFKKSKKEDEELQMQAKAGLDDMGDFDSLDELEAIAAPSGKKKKLPPWAIIPVIGVVAVIGVAGAMASGQKADKGGQMETVKAEREDVRQVYNTTGTVGSDKEKVFYCPVNAPIAQCNVKVGQVVKAGDLLVSFDTTNLERDNQQSELNTLSAKYSSQDAIEQSGRAAQTQAQTQAQVEAGIQNLKNQIQQKQADIDSLTQAAQNAGSAAASNAQKAAQLKEEMQKNLDAQDAKKAELENLQRELDGMDSNSPGYSDKLNWANTLTNEIADLSTKYRALEQQYNSIGATDDGGMSEALIQAQAELDSLKASLAEMENSRGVPTDTSLTGAQLNNLRTTENLAELAQLTTEELLAKGREGLKAEFDGIISDVKALEGNEAAQGMELFTLVDNKSVNVILEVPANDFDNLAVGSKATIKIGKASYMGTLESVDKIALPNEKGNPTIGAKIRIDNADDDIVIGVSGKVAITVAEKKNVVCLPNEVVNTSTDGGFVYIIQNGTVKKQFVELGIASNSKVEIVKGVKEGTEVVSDTSGSIKEGMKASGAGVKAGTADKE, encoded by the coding sequence ATGTTTAAGAAGAGCAAGAAGGAAGATGAAGAATTACAGATGCAGGCCAAAGCAGGCCTGGATGATATGGGAGACTTCGATTCCCTGGATGAGCTGGAGGCAATTGCAGCGCCATCAGGAAAGAAGAAGAAGCTCCCGCCATGGGCCATTATACCGGTGATCGGCGTTGTGGCAGTCATCGGAGTCGCCGGAGCCATGGCATCGGGACAAAAGGCCGACAAAGGCGGCCAGATGGAGACGGTAAAGGCTGAAAGAGAAGACGTCAGACAGGTATATAACACTACAGGAACGGTAGGCAGCGATAAGGAGAAGGTATTCTACTGCCCGGTTAATGCCCCGATTGCCCAGTGTAATGTGAAGGTGGGCCAGGTAGTGAAAGCAGGGGACCTGCTGGTAAGTTTTGATACAACGAACCTGGAACGGGATAACCAGCAGTCGGAACTGAATACGCTGTCCGCGAAGTACAGCAGCCAGGATGCGATCGAGCAGAGTGGCAGGGCAGCGCAGACTCAGGCGCAGACCCAGGCACAGGTGGAGGCGGGAATCCAGAATCTCAAGAACCAGATTCAGCAGAAGCAGGCAGATATAGACAGCCTTACCCAAGCGGCACAGAATGCGGGAAGCGCTGCAGCGTCCAATGCCCAGAAGGCGGCCCAATTGAAGGAAGAGATGCAGAAGAATCTGGATGCCCAGGATGCGAAAAAGGCGGAACTTGAGAATCTGCAGCGGGAACTGGATGGAATGGACAGTAATAGCCCTGGATACTCAGATAAGCTGAATTGGGCCAACACGCTAACCAATGAGATTGCAGACCTGTCAACCAAGTATCGGGCATTAGAGCAGCAGTATAACAGCATTGGCGCTACGGATGACGGGGGCATGAGCGAGGCGCTGATCCAGGCACAGGCGGAGCTGGACTCTTTGAAAGCCAGCCTGGCAGAGATGGAAAACAGTCGCGGCGTGCCTACGGATACCAGCCTTACAGGCGCGCAGCTGAATAACTTGAGGACGACGGAGAATCTGGCGGAACTTGCCCAGCTGACGACTGAGGAACTGCTTGCAAAGGGACGCGAGGGGCTGAAGGCGGAATTTGACGGAATCATATCCGACGTGAAGGCGCTGGAAGGAAATGAAGCGGCTCAGGGAATGGAGTTATTTACACTTGTGGATAACAAGAGTGTGAATGTAATTCTGGAAGTTCCGGCCAATGATTTTGATAATCTGGCAGTCGGCAGCAAGGCGACCATCAAGATTGGAAAGGCTTCCTATATGGGGACCTTGGAATCCGTGGATAAGATCGCGCTGCCCAATGAAAAGGGAAATCCCACGATCGGCGCGAAGATACGCATCGATAATGCAGATGATGATATCGTAATCGGCGTCAGCGGCAAGGTTGCCATAACCGTGGCTGAGAAAAAGAATGTGGTATGCCTGCCAAACGAGGTGGTGAACACTTCTACTGATGGAGGTTTCGTATATATTATACAGAATGGGACTGTTAAAAAACAGTTTGTCGAACTTGGCATAGCGTCCAACAGCAAGGTGGAGATCGTCAAAGGCGTGAAGGAAGGCACCGAAGTCGTATCTGATACTTCCGGCAGCATAAAAGAAGGAATGAAGGCCTCCGGCGCAGGCGTAAAGGCCGGAACGGCTGATAAGGAGTGA
- a CDS encoding ABC transporter permease, whose translation MGQFGEYIKMALYNLKENKGRSFLTMLGIIIGISSVITIISIGNGLKADVMETDEPKSVTVKVDEEETDNLQLITWEDMQAMKDRLSDRVDGVVGSASSQGSVATRKGSFDAYLTLTTPDAGKDPVQDPVVRGSYFDEDDMQNASPVCVIDKGSAIALFGNIDVVGMELDVTVDSTIVTFQVMGVRDMDDELIAANNEAMEMFGMKMPIYIETPYTVSEAWGEAPENFSAATLYLKSGQSSNSVAKAACQVLDSRHMNDGDNLFSKQAELDMSSTLGAVLDGVTAFIAFVAGISLLVGGIGVMNIMLVSVTERTREIGIRKSLGAKTSSIVVQFLCESAILSGIGGIIGILIGAGISYGVAALKIGGLSARLSLPAILLTTGFSCGVGILFGIYPARKAARMSPIEALRQI comes from the coding sequence ATGGGACAGTTTGGCGAATATATCAAGATGGCTCTGTATAACCTTAAGGAGAATAAGGGCCGTTCGTTCCTGACCATGCTGGGAATCATAATCGGCATCTCGTCCGTCATAACCATCATCTCTATTGGAAATGGATTAAAAGCGGATGTCATGGAGACGGATGAGCCGAAAAGCGTAACCGTCAAGGTGGATGAAGAGGAGACGGACAATCTCCAGCTGATAACCTGGGAGGATATGCAGGCGATGAAAGACCGGCTGTCAGACCGCGTAGACGGCGTGGTCGGCAGTGCAAGCAGCCAGGGAAGCGTCGCTACCAGAAAGGGCAGTTTTGACGCTTATCTGACGCTCACTACGCCGGATGCAGGCAAGGATCCAGTCCAGGACCCTGTTGTAAGAGGATCGTATTTTGACGAGGATGATATGCAGAATGCAAGTCCGGTATGCGTTATTGATAAAGGCAGCGCCATCGCCTTGTTTGGAAATATAGATGTTGTAGGCATGGAACTGGATGTGACGGTGGATAGCACTATTGTCACGTTCCAGGTTATGGGCGTCAGGGATATGGACGATGAACTGATTGCAGCGAATAATGAGGCAATGGAGATGTTTGGCATGAAGATGCCCATCTATATAGAGACGCCATATACCGTCTCGGAAGCATGGGGGGAGGCCCCGGAGAATTTCTCCGCGGCAACCCTGTACCTAAAGTCCGGCCAGAGTTCCAATTCTGTAGCAAAAGCGGCCTGCCAGGTTCTGGATTCCAGACATATGAACGATGGCGACAACCTGTTTAGCAAGCAGGCGGAACTGGATATGTCAAGCACGCTGGGCGCTGTCCTGGATGGCGTGACGGCTTTTATTGCCTTTGTAGCCGGCATATCCCTTCTGGTAGGCGGAATCGGCGTTATGAACATCATGCTGGTGTCCGTAACCGAAAGAACCAGGGAGATAGGGATTCGCAAGTCCCTGGGCGCAAAGACATCTTCTATCGTAGTGCAGTTCTTATGCGAGTCGGCGATACTGTCCGGCATCGGAGGAATTATCGGCATTCTTATAGGAGCGGGAATCTCCTATGGAGTGGCCGCGCTTAAGATAGGAGGCCTGTCAGCGAGGCTGTCGCTGCCAGCGATCCTTCTCACCACAGGATTCTCCTGCGGCGTAGGAATTCTATTTGGAATCTATCCGGCGCGAAAGGCGGCAAGGATGAGCCCGATAGAAGCACTAAGACAAATCTAA